The Salvelinus alpinus chromosome 28, SLU_Salpinus.1, whole genome shotgun sequence genome includes a window with the following:
- the LOC139557624 gene encoding putative nuclease HARBI1 isoform X1, with amino-acid sequence MKAQNCVFLSALTMACPFVRDVVDEEALVLRRAFRRERVFRDRLDPLAFPDDHLYERYRFSADGIRYLCRLLGPRIKHRTARSHALSVEQMVCVALRFFASGAFLYSVGDAEQLNKATICRTIRSVCLAIKALADVFISFPGHRRLCDIKEEFYRIAGFPNVIGAVDCTHIRIKAPSGAHEADFVNRKSFHSINVQMVCNADCVISNVVAKWPGSVHDSRIFRASEIYQCLSQGEFSGVLLGDRGYGCQPFLLTPFTDPQEAQQAYNHAHARTRARVEMTFGLLKARFHCLHKLRVSPVRACDITVACAVLHNVACLRKERAPRVPPAMDWDNPAIFPDDDSGRLLRDQYVLNYFS; translated from the exons atgaaggcccaaaattgtgtgttcctttctgctctgacaatggcatgcccattcgtgcgagatgtggtggatgaagaagcacttgtgctgaggagagccttcaggcgagaaagggtcttcagggaccggttggacccactggccttccctgatgaccatctatatgaaagatacaggttttctgcagatggcatcaggtatctatgcagactactgggtcccaggattaagcaccgcactgcacggagccatgcactgagtgtggagcaaatggtttgtgtggccttgcgcttttttgctagtggagccttcctgtactcagtgggggatgcagaacagctgaacaaggccacaatttgccgcacaataaggagtgtgtgtctggctatcaaagcattagcagatgtcttcatctccttccctggccacagaagactctgtgacatcaaagaggagttctataggattgcag gtttccccaatgtcattggtgcagtggactgcacacacataaggataaaagccccctcaggtgcccatgaggccgattttgtgaataggaaatcctttcacagcattaatgttcag atggtctgcaatgctgactgtgtgatcagcaatgttgtggcaaaatggcctggctcagtccatgactccagaatctttcgggcctctgaaatctatcagtgcctatcacaag gtgaattctctggtgtgttgctgggagacagggggtatggctgccagccttttctcctgacacctttcacagacccccaggaagcacagcaggcctacaaccatgcccatgccaggaccagggccagagttgaaatgacctttggcctcctgaaggcacgctttcactgccttcacaaattaagggtcagccctgttagggcatgtgatattactgtggcttgtgctgtcctccacaatgtggcctgcctgaggaaggagagggcccccagagtgccaccagccatggactgggacaatccggcaatcttccctgatgacgacagtggtcggctgctgagggaccaatatgtgttgaattattttagttag
- the LOC139557624 gene encoding myb/SANT-like DNA-binding domain-containing protein 4 isoform X2, producing MATRAAYFSPSEAQILMEAYEEVKDIIKKKGNTATVIKQREKAWQSIADRLNALNMNGPKRTWQQVKIKYKNILQNAVKKNTHRQGTGGGSPKADLTPAEDMALELNKGRPILEGIPGGKETSIGSSQDATRFIQVSGSTVFLLEPPAQAPDDADPGEGPSAAATAHDGDDDEEETISLDSRRHEDPDAIQWENQPGNISSQAIRKLYGNHLRRQIELADIDIQYKKKKMENLALESEIKKRTIRKLDLEIKKLERELQEDDTAQNKN from the exons atggcaactagagccgcgtacttttccccgtcggaagcacaaatcctcatggaggcatacgaggaggtaaaagatataattaagaagaaaggcaacaccgccacagtgataaagcaaagagaaaaagcgtggcaaagtattgcagaccgcctgaatgc attaaacatgaacgggccaaaacggacatggcagcaggtcaaaatcaaatacaagaacattctgcagaatg cagtgaaaaagaatacccacagacaaggcacgggtggtgggtcaccaaaggctgaccttaccccagcagaggacatggccttggagctaaataaaggcaggcccatcttagaggggatccctggggggaaagagacgagcataggttcctcccaagatgccacccgcttcattcaag tgtctggcagcactgtgttcctgttagagccaccagcacaagcaccagacgatgctgatccg ggtgaaggccccagtgcagcagcaacagcacatgatggagacgatgatgaggaggagaccatctctctggattccagaaggcatgag gacccagatgctatacagtgggaaaaccagcctggcaacata agctcacaagctatcagaaagttgtatggcaaccacctccggcgccaaatagaactggcagacatagacattcagtacaagaagaaaaagatggaaaatcttgcactggagtccgaaataaaaaagaggacaattaggaaactggaccttgaaataaaaaaacttgagagggag ctccaagaagatgacacagctcaaaataaaaattag